CGCTGGTTGGATTCGCGGGCCTGCTGGTAGGCGCTGCGGGCCTCTCGCCAGTACCCGGCGCTCGCGCCGGCGCCGGCGCCGCGCGCGCGATTCTGGGCGGTGGTGCCGAGGCCGAGATAGAGCTCGGGCAGCGAGCTGATGAGCCGCGAATCCGTCGAGTCCTCACGCACCAGACTCTCCAGTCGCGAGCGGGCTTTCGCCAGAATCGCTTCGGCCTCGCGCCGCCCGCCCGCAGCGAGAATGAAGCCCTGCATGGCGAGCCCTTCGGCCACGTCCACGTCGAAGTCGCGGTTGCTCGGGTCGCGCGCCTGCACCTCCTCGATCATCCGCTGCGCGATCTCGACGTGCACCAGCGCCGAATCCAGCTGGTGCATGCGCATGATCGAGATCTCGGATAGCCGTTCGTGTCCGTCGGCGGTGCGTTCGGCGAGATCGAGGTCCTCCGGCCGCCGGCGATAGAGCTCGGAGTAGAGCGCCAGCGCGCGACGCTCGATCGAATCGGCGCCCACCGCCTCGCCCGGCTGGCTCGTCAGGCAGTCGCCGTACACGGTGAGCGACATCGCCATCAAGCGGCGCTGCTGCCAGTCGGAAGTGTCGGCCGCGGCCAGCGCCGCGTAGAGATCGATCGCGCGGCGCAGCTCGACCATCGCTTCGGCGGGTTTGTGGTTGTAGAGCAGCGCGTTGCCGAGATTGTTGTAGCGTCTCGGGAGCCCGGCGACATAAGCGTGGTTGTCGGGATGGAGCTTCACCAGCCGCTCGCCGCACTCGGCCGCGCGACGCATCAGTGCCAGCGCTTCGGGGAACTGGCTCAGCACTTCATCGATTGCGCCGAGCCGCGTGTACACCTGCACCAGCCCGGTCAGCGCGCGTTCGTTGTCGGGATACTGAGCGAGCAATCCTTCACGCAGGTCGCGGCTGCGCTCGAAGCCGCGCCGGGCGGCGAGATTGTTGCTCGCCACGCCGCCACCGGTGGCCGCGCGCACGATGCCAAGCCGTTCGTAGGCGTCGGCCAGGCTGAAGCGCACCGAGCTGTCGGGCCCGGCCTCGGCCGCGAGCGCGTCGAGATAGCCGGCGGTCTTCTCGATCACCTTGAGTCGCACCGCGGTCGCGCCGGGCATGTTCTCGATGCCGTCGTAGACGTCGAACATCAGGGTGTTGGCGAGTGACTGGACGTCGCGCAGCCGGTGCTCGGCCAGCGCGCGCGCGTGGCGCGCCACCGCCGCTTCGCGCAGCGAAATCGCAAGCCCGGCGACCAGCGCCAGAATGGCGAGCGTTCCGGCCACCACCGCGAGGCGATTGCGCCCGACGAACTTTCCGGCGCGGTACGACCAGGAATCCGGCCGCGCCTCGACCGGCCGGCCGTCGAGGTAGCGCTTCACGTCGTCGGCGAGCCGCTCGATCGACGCGTAGCGCCGCGCCGGATCCTTGCTGATCGCCTTGAGCACGATGTTGTCGAGGTCGCCGGCCAGCCTGCGGCGCAACGCGTCGCCGTCGGCGAGCGGCGGCGGGGGCAGCGGCGAGGCGCTCGCTGCGCGAGTCGCGGTGACCGCGGCGCTGGGGCGTGGCGGATCGGTCCCGAGCACGGTGCGGATCACCTCCGCGGCGCCGCCACCGCGCGTTGGATAGGGATGCATGCCGGTGAGCAATTCGAAGAGCAGCACGCCCATCGAATAGAGATCCGACGAGGTGGTGGCCGGCTCGCCGCGCAGCTGCTCGGGGCTGGCGTAGAGCGGCGTGAACGGCAGCTCGACAGTGCGCAGCTCGCCCGAAGCCTCGAGTTCTTCGTCGAAAATCTTGGCCACGCCGAAATCGAGCAGCTTGGGAACGCCGTCGGCGGTCACCATCACGTTGCCGGGCTTGAGATCGCGATGCACCACCAGCTTCTGGTGCGCGTACTGGACCGCCGAGCAGAGCGTGAGGAACAGGCGCAACCGTTGCGCGATCGAGAGCGTGCGCGACGAGCAATAGGTATACAGCGGCTCGCCCTCGACGTATTCCATCACCAGATACGGCAGACCGTCGGGCGAGCTGCCGCCGTCGAGGAGCCGCGCGATGTGCGGATGATCGAGCGACGCGAGGATCTGCCGCTCGCGCCGGAAGCGCCGGATCATTTCTTCGGACGCGAGTCCGATCCGAATCAGCTTGAGCGCACCGCGTTGAGCGAATTGCCCGCCGGTGC
The DNA window shown above is from Candidatus Sulfotelmatobacter sp. and carries:
- a CDS encoding serine/threonine-protein kinase codes for the protein MSDRWTRVTDIFSRALAEAPEARDAFLSRECAGDPALEAEVRSLLQHHQQTGDFLEPSRARLEAFAAAQAAPPAATVAGEVLGAWRLVRPIGEGGMGLVWLVERTGGQFAQRGALKLIRIGLASEEMIRRFRRERQILASLDHPHIARLLDGGSSPDGLPYLVMEYVEGEPLYTYCSSRTLSIAQRLRLFLTLCSAVQYAHQKLVVHRDLKPGNVMVTADGVPKLLDFGVAKIFDEELEASGELRTVELPFTPLYASPEQLRGEPATTSSDLYSMGVLLFELLTGMHPYPTRGGGAAEVIRTVLGTDPPRPSAAVTATRAASASPLPPPPLADGDALRRRLAGDLDNIVLKAISKDPARRYASIERLADDVKRYLDGRPVEARPDSWSYRAGKFVGRNRLAVVAGTLAILALVAGLAISLREAAVARHARALAEHRLRDVQSLANTLMFDVYDGIENMPGATAVRLKVIEKTAGYLDALAAEAGPDSSVRFSLADAYERLGIVRAATGGGVASNNLAARRGFERSRDLREGLLAQYPDNERALTGLVQVYTRLGAIDEVLSQFPEALALMRRAAECGERLVKLHPDNHAYVAGLPRRYNNLGNALLYNHKPAEAMVELRRAIDLYAALAAADTSDWQQRRLMAMSLTVYGDCLTSQPGEAVGADSIERRALALYSELYRRRPEDLDLAERTADGHERLSEISIMRMHQLDSALVHVEIAQRMIEEVQARDPSNRDFDVDVAEGLAMQGFILAAGGRREAEAILAKARSRLESLVREDSTDSRLISSLPELYLGLGTTAQNRARGAGAGASAGYWREARSAYQQARESNQRLETIEGGPIPLSSDVYAWITNGLAACDSALGGSRRH